In Thalassospira sp. TSL5-1, the sequence AAAGGACGCCTGAGTAAAAATCAGCCAGTCAGGGTTGCCAAAATACAGATCAACAATTGCCGGAATCAGCATGGCGGCTCCGATGATGATCACCATCAGCCCAACAACAAAGAAAATCGGTTGCAGTCGTAACAAGGCAGCATCCATGCAAGTTCGTACAATCGGCATTTACCATGCCGTGGCTTTGGTCCGGGACAGAATTGGATATACCCGTTATCGCGCGGGCCGCGCCTGCATGGCCTTATTTCCTGCCACGCATTTTTCCCCGATCCTTCTTTTGTCCTATGCTCTATAACCGCAAATGGCCTCGTGTGCATCCCGTTATCGCAAACTTGGCGTCAATCAGGCATCTTTTCGCCGTGTTTTCCCATCATGAATGCTATGGTCTGCATCATAGCCCGGTTTACTGACTTGTCCCCGCCCTCGGCTCCCAAAGCGATCATGCGCCCGATCACGCCCTGGCATGGTTGGCACCATGACAAGGGGTGAAGGCCACAACAAAGACAAAAGCAAAGAGAATATCCATGATCCTGCGTGCTGCATTCTGGCAAAAAATCCTGCACCGTCGCATGTCTCTTCCGGTTCTGATCATCGCCCTGGTGGCAAGCGGTTTTGCGGCCAGCCCGCTTGCGGCTGCGACCAAAACCACCACCAAAGCGGCCACCCCGCCCGATGTCAGCAATCAGACGGTTTTCAAGGCCGACGGGCACAAGGTTTTTGCCATTGATGGTGACACCATCCTGATTGATGGGCATGTGTTTGATATTGCCGGGATCGATGCGCCGGAACTGGGCCAGCAATGCCTGCATGATGGCAATTTGAAAGATTGCGGATTATCTGCCGGGATGCAGTTGCAAAAATACTTCACCATGTCACCTTTCCCGGCTGAATGCGTCTTGGCCGATGACCAGCGTGATAATGGCAGCACAAACAGCGGCAAAAATGGCAAAAGCTGGCCCCGCGTCGAATGCTCGATTGGAGATCGCGATGTTGGGGCAGCCATGATAGCCGATGGCGAGGCCTTGCCGATTCCCGGTTTTTCACTGGATTATGACGACCAGGCCAAACAGGCCGCCAATGCCGGAATTGGCCTTTATGGCACCAAAATGATCCCCCCGGCTGAATGGCGGGCGGGCAAACGCCTGCCGGACGAAAAGAAACGCTGCCTGTTTGTCGGCGATGGCAAGGGCCATTACATCAGCTCGCTGGACCCGCGTTTTGTCAATTATGCCAGCGAAAACCCGCCGCAAACCGTTTGTAGCGACGAGGAAGCCCGCAAATTGGGGCTGGAATATTTGCCCAACAACTAAGTACCCGCAACGGCCCTGAAGCTGTTTTCGGGCTTTTTGCCCTTATTCAAACGATAGCAAGACCAAAGCCAGGCCAGCTTGATGCCAAATGTCAGCACAAGCCAGCAGGCAACAAAGGCCGCAACGCCTAATGGCAATTCGGCCATGTGCCGTTGGCCGTCGATCAGCGGGCCAATGCGCACCAGATAAACCGCCATGATTGGCAAAGAGACCAGGGGCAGGATGGTAAAGAATGCGGCCATGACAAATGTACCGCGCCATCCTGCACCAGCTTTGCCGGAACGTTGGCGTTTTTTCATATGCAGCCAGGCCCCACTCAGGGCCAGACCGGACAAAATCAGGCCAAACACAAACCAGATAATTTTGGTTATCACCCCACCAAAGGTACCAAAATGCAGCGGATCAGCCATGTCGGACCAGCGCCAATAGGCCGATAAATCATCCGCATGTTGATTGAAAACAACCGCACCCGTTTGGGGATCAAGATAGATTTTATTGGCGCGATCCCGCACCAGCACATCATCGGACTGGCCGATGACATAAAAATACCCGCCACGATTGGGATAAATGCCGGTAATGCGCATATCGGGCCGGGCGGATTGCGCGTGCACCAATAAAGTTTCAAATGGCAGGCGGTCCTGCGGTTTTATCTGGATTTTGGGCAGGACATGCACTGCCAAGGGAAAGGAATCCGTATAGGCAAACTTGCCATCGCCCAGCTTGTAGCGCCCTTCCTCAAACAGGTACCAAAAACCGGTCAGGGCGATCAGCACCACGAACCACAGGCTCCACAAACCGGCGATTTTGTGCAGGCTGCTCCAGAGACTGACCCGGGTTTTGCCTGTACGCAGTTCAAAAAACCGTCGCCACCAGCGCCGATAAAACAGCAGGGCGCTGACCATTGCCAACATCAACGGCAGAGAAAACGCGGTGATGATGAATTTACCCACCCCGTAAAAGCCAAACAGGGCTTCGTGATATTCGCGAAAGAACCGTTCGATCGTGAAAAGTGACTGGGTTCCCAGCACCGCCAGCGTTGCCGGGTCAACCTGGACAATCCGCCGTTCGCCCTGTGCGGTGATAATATCAACGCTTGCCGGGAAAACGGCATAAAGCGGTTCTTGCAGAAATTCGACCCGGGCGTGCGGGAACTGTTGCTTAACGGCAGCAAAAATGCCCGAAAAATCAACATGCCCGGCAAAGGGGGGCAAATGTGCGGCGGGTGTGAATAACCAGTCCAGTTCCTGCGACAAAGCGGCAAAGGCGCCGCTCCAGCATATGGAAAACAACATCAGCCCCAAACAGACACCAATCCAGCTATGCCAGTCAAACCACCTGGGTTTAACTGGCTTGCCGGTCTGTTTCCTGCCAAGAGGCGCAGGAT encodes:
- a CDS encoding thermonuclease family protein; protein product: MILRAAFWQKILHRRMSLPVLIIALVASGFAASPLAAATKTTTKAATPPDVSNQTVFKADGHKVFAIDGDTILIDGHVFDIAGIDAPELGQQCLHDGNLKDCGLSAGMQLQKYFTMSPFPAECVLADDQRDNGSTNSGKNGKSWPRVECSIGDRDVGAAMIADGEALPIPGFSLDYDDQAKQAANAGIGLYGTKMIPPAEWRAGKRLPDEKKRCLFVGDGKGHYISSLDPRFVNYASENPPQTVCSDEEARKLGLEYLPNN
- a CDS encoding PepSY domain-containing protein, whose translation is MNSDPAPLGRKQTGKPVKPRWFDWHSWIGVCLGLMLFSICWSGAFAALSQELDWLFTPAAHLPPFAGHVDFSGIFAAVKQQFPHARVEFLQEPLYAVFPASVDIITAQGERRIVQVDPATLAVLGTQSLFTIERFFREYHEALFGFYGVGKFIITAFSLPLMLAMVSALLFYRRWWRRFFELRTGKTRVSLWSSLHKIAGLWSLWFVVLIALTGFWYLFEEGRYKLGDGKFAYTDSFPLAVHVLPKIQIKPQDRLPFETLLVHAQSARPDMRITGIYPNRGGYFYVIGQSDDVLVRDRANKIYLDPQTGAVVFNQHADDLSAYWRWSDMADPLHFGTFGGVITKIIWFVFGLILSGLALSGAWLHMKKRQRSGKAGAGWRGTFVMAAFFTILPLVSLPIMAVYLVRIGPLIDGQRHMAELPLGVAAFVACWLVLTFGIKLAWLWSCYRLNKGKKPENSFRAVAGT